One region of Emys orbicularis isolate rEmyOrb1 chromosome 4, rEmyOrb1.hap1, whole genome shotgun sequence genomic DNA includes:
- the LOC135878741 gene encoding prostasin-like — protein MLLLALPLQEGAEEGHDQLVSSRIIGGQDAQEGRWPWTVSVQVNSRHVCGGSLVSAQWVVSAAHCFDLSVPYSQYRLVLGAHQLLNPSPNQVLAEVQNIIPHPSSVADIVLVRLKEPVATTKFIRPISLPGASRQFPVGKMCWVAGWGDVGVNKPYPTTLQQLEVPILSAATCNEYYNPFVPGADVEAVKSGMICAGYDAGYKGFCQDDSGNPLVCQQDGTWYLAGVLSSFLNGITNEVICLEAGYPGVFTQVTAFDSWIQGHVNGVGPSTVASPAS, from the exons TGTCCAGCCGTATCATAGGGGGGCAGGATGCGCAGGAGGGTCGATGGCCCTGGACAGTTAGTGTGCAAGTAAATAGTCGCCACGTCTGTGGAGGATCCCTCGTCTCAGCCCAGTGGGTGGTGTCAGCTGCTCACTGCTTCGATCT CTCTGTGCCCTATTCCCAGTACCGTTTGGTGCTGGGGGCGCACCAGCTCCTCAATCCCTCCCCAAATCAGGTCCTGGCCGAGGTGCAGAATATCATCCCTCACCCCAGCTCCGTTGCTGACATCGTCTTGGTGAGGCTGAAGGAGCCGGTGGCAACCACAAAGTTCATCCGTCCCATCTCATTGCCTGGGGCCTCCCGTCAGTTCCCCGTGGGGAAGATGTGTTGGGTCGCCGGTTGGGGTGATGTTGGAGTGAACA AGCCATACCCCACAACCCTGCAGCAGTTGGAGGTTCCCATCCTCAGTGCAGCGACCTGCAACGAGTATTACAACCCATTCGTTCCAGGCGCAGATGTGGAAGCAGTGAAAAGCGGCATGATCTGTGCCGGATACGATGCCGGCTATAAGGGATTCTGCCAA GACGACTCTGGGAATCCTCTGGTCTGTCAGCAGGACGGCACCTGGTACCTGGCTGGAGTCCTCAGCTCGTTCCTGAACGGCATCACGAATGAAGTCATCTGTTTGGAGGCTGGTTACCCCGGGGTCTTCACTCAGGTGACAGCCTTCGACAGCTGGATCCAGGGGCACGTGAATGGCGTGGGCCCCTCTACTGTTGCTTCTCCAGCATC